A part of Anolis sagrei isolate rAnoSag1 chromosome 3, rAnoSag1.mat, whole genome shotgun sequence genomic DNA contains:
- the CALHM2 gene encoding calcium homeostasis modulator protein 2 yields the protein MAALIAENFRFLSLFFKSKDVMIFNGLVALGTVGSQELFSVVAFHCPCSPARNYIYGLAAIGVPALALFVLGVIWNHHTWNLVAECHKRGTKNFSAAANFLIFGSVMGRAAVAPITWSVISLLRGEAYVCALSEFIDPTSLNNFPSGYGADTMAKFPCEDFPKNVTGFKDEVIRRLKYESQLFGWMLIGVVAVLVFITKCLKHCCSPLSYRQEAYWDQYRCNETRLFQRTAEVHAKIMAATNVKNFFGFVYLDKEEAEEMEKFVVTSVQPRQQWDAITGVYIYRENNGFPLYSRLHKWAKRLTGNSLGPDSQETAFLAT from the exons ATGGCCGCTCTTATTGCTGAAAATTTCCGCTTCCTCTCACTCTTCTTCAAGAGCAAGGATGTGATGATTTTCAATGGCCTGGTTGCCCTGGGCACTGTTGGGAGCCAGGAACTTTTCTCTGTGGTTGCTTTCCATTGCCCGTGCTCTCCAGCTAGAAACTATATCTATGGCCTGGCTGCCATTGGTGTACCGGCTTTGGCTCTGTTTGTCCTTGGTGTCATCTGGAACCATCACACTTGGAACCTGGTGGCTGAGTGCCACAAGCGAGGAACTAAGAACTTCTCAGCAGCTGCGAACTTCTTGATCTTTGGCTCCGTCATGGGACGGGCAGCAGTTGCTCCTATTACATGGTCAGTGATCTCACTACTTCGCGGAGAAGCCTATGTCTGTGCCTTGAGTGAATTCATAGATCCCACCTCCCTGAATAACTTTCCATCTGGCTACGGAGCAGACACCATGGCCAAGTTCCCTTGTGAAGACTTTCCAAAGAATGTGACAGGATTTAAAGATGAAGTTATACGACGATTAAAATATGAGTCTCAG CTATTTGGGTGGATGCTCATTGGTGTTGttgcagttcttgtgttcatcACCAAGTGCCTGAAACACTGCTGTTCACCCCTCAGTTACCGCCAAGAAGCCTACTGGGATCAATACCGCTGCAATGAGACCAGACTTTTTCAACGCACTGCTGAGGTACATGCCAAGATCATGGCTGCCACCAACGTCAAGAACTTCTTTGGCTTTGTGTACTTAGACAAGGAAGAGGCAGAAGAGATGGAAAAATTTGTGGTGACAAGTGTCCAGCCCAGGCAACAATGGGATGCCATCACTGGAGTCTATATCTATCGGGAGAATAATGGCTTCCCCCTCTATAGCCGTCTCCATAAATGGGCCAAAAGGTTGACAGGAAATAGTTTAGGTCCTGACAGCCAGGAAACTGCCTTTCTAGCTACCTAA